One stretch of Ornithinimicrobium ciconiae DNA includes these proteins:
- a CDS encoding 5,10-methylenetetrahydrofolate reductase produces the protein MATVREQDPARGFGDRLSERSRPLRLFSITPPRRATTPEDLTRIADVTLERVRDLELDALVLYDIEDESDRNPALRPFPFVASLDPARFHADYLRRWDRPVIIYRSVGKYDPTELKGWLAGQDPALVATVLVGASSRDSAVRTRLTEAQSLWRDTGSVVPLGAVAIPERHAHHNDEHDRMLAKQALGTSFFVTQVVYDLTWAKDLVSDYAYACRGQGREPAHVVFTLSVCGSTRTLEFLQWLGVHVPRWLQNQLEHAEDPLSDSYEQCTGMARELAQFCRRLDVPFGFNIESVSNRRVEIEATVRLAQHVRDLLAG, from the coding sequence ATGGCGACGGTGAGGGAGCAGGATCCAGCGCGTGGCTTCGGGGACCGGCTGAGCGAGCGGAGCCGTCCGCTGCGCCTCTTCAGCATCACCCCGCCCCGACGGGCGACCACTCCGGAGGACCTGACCCGCATCGCGGACGTGACCCTGGAGCGGGTGCGCGACCTGGAGCTGGACGCGCTGGTCCTCTATGACATCGAGGACGAGTCGGACCGCAACCCGGCGCTGCGCCCCTTCCCCTTCGTCGCCAGCCTGGACCCGGCACGCTTCCACGCCGACTATCTGCGCCGGTGGGACCGCCCGGTGATCATCTATCGCTCGGTCGGCAAGTACGACCCCACCGAGCTCAAGGGCTGGCTCGCCGGGCAGGACCCCGCGCTGGTGGCCACCGTCCTGGTCGGTGCCTCCTCGCGCGACTCGGCCGTCCGGACGCGGTTGACCGAGGCCCAGTCGTTGTGGCGGGACACCGGCAGCGTCGTGCCGCTGGGCGCCGTGGCGATCCCCGAGAGGCACGCCCACCACAACGATGAGCACGACCGCATGCTGGCCAAGCAGGCCCTGGGCACCTCGTTCTTCGTGACCCAGGTGGTCTATGACCTGACCTGGGCCAAGGACCTGGTCTCCGACTACGCCTATGCCTGCCGCGGGCAGGGTCGCGAGCCGGCCCACGTGGTCTTCACCCTGTCGGTGTGCGGCTCGACCCGGACCCTGGAGTTCCTGCAGTGGCTCGGGGTGCACGTGCCTCGGTGGCTCCAGAACCAGCTGGAGCACGCCGAGGACCCGCTCAGCGACTCCTACGAGCAGTGCACCGGGATGGCACGCGAGCTGGCGCAGTTCTGCCGCAGGCTGGACGTGCCGTTTGGTTTCAACATCGAGAGCGTGTCCAACCGTCGCGTCGAGATCGAGGCCACCGTGCGACTGGCCCAGCACGTCCGCGACCTGCTGGCCGGGTGA